A portion of the Lolium rigidum isolate FL_2022 chromosome 1, APGP_CSIRO_Lrig_0.1, whole genome shotgun sequence genome contains these proteins:
- the LOC124679038 gene encoding uncharacterized protein LOC124679038: MVYSKVEVNLRRLLEAAPRQQNQAKLVHYITTARELLEQLGAEITPEGTSSVSKAKLSEYSEKIEALAVQLAAPVPENENPVDESREEENSYERGKVGSPISLSSGLRRRSMAHAEVGPSSHERKEIDTGAPIKLDAEAQAHIEKHRKLQEDLTDEMVDLARQLKESSMLMNQSVKDTEKILDSTERAVEHSLASTGRATARASEVYSLASKTTCFQWLLIFMMTCMFVMVVLLIRVT; this comes from the exons ATGGTGTACAGCAAGGTGGAGGTGAACTTGAGAAGGCTGCTTGAGGCGGCTCCTCGGCAGCAGAATCAGGCTAAGCTTGTCCAT TACATAACCACAGCGAGGGAGCTGCTGGAGCAGCTTGGAGCAGAAATCACACCGGAAGGGACATCAAG TGTTTCAAAAGCCAAGCTCAGTGAGTATTCAGAAAAGATTGAAGCACTAGCTGTCCAGCTCGCTGCTCCAGTG CCAGAAAATGAAAATCCGGTTGATGAAAGCAGAGAAGAGGAAAACTCTTACGAAAGAGGAAAGGTTGGAAGTCCAATATCCTTATCATCAGGATTGCGAAGGAGATCAAT GGCTCATGCAGAGGTTGGACCAAGCAGTCACGAGAGAAAAGAAATAGATACTGGAGCACCTATTAAATTGGATGCAGAAGCTCAGGCTCACATTGAGAAGCATAG GAAGCTGCAAGAAGATCTGACAGACGAAATGGTCGACTTAGCACGGCAGCTGAAGGAAAGTAGTATGCTAATGAACCAATCCGTGAAAGATACAGAGAAG ATCCTTGATTCCACGGAGAGAGCCGTGGAGCATAGCTTGGCGAGCACTGGTCGGGCGACGGCACGCGCCTCGGAGGTCTACTCCCTGGCCTCCAAGACAACCTGCTTCCAGTGGTTGCTCATCTTTATGATGACCTGCATGTTTGTCATGGTGGTTCTGCTCATACGGGTCACCTGA